DNA from Luoshenia tenuis:
CGCTGCAGCGGGGCAACCTGCCGCGGACAGAGGTGGAGGTGGGCTTTGCCCAGTTTTTAGCCCGGGTGCGCACCGTATCGGTGGAGCCCGGTAATTGGGAGCGGATCATCTGATAGGAGGGGAACAATGGTTAAAATTATCATCGATGCGATGGGCGGCGATCATGCTCCGGGTGAGGTTGTCAAGGGCAGCGTCGAAGCGCTGAGCAGGTTTGAGGATATCGAGATCACGCTGGTGGGCCAGCAGGAGGCGCTGGAAAAGGCGCTTGAGGGGATGTCATATCCTGAAGGAAGGCTCAAAACCGTATTTGCCTCTCAGGTGATCGAGACGGGCGAGGTGCCCGTGCGCGCCGTCCGCCAGAAAAAGGACAGCTCAATGGTGGTAGGTATGCGGCTTTTGGCCGGCGGTGAGGGAGACGCGTTTATCTCAGCAGGCAGTACGGGTGCGCTGCTCACCGCGGGTATACTGATCGTCCATACCGTGCCCGGCGTACACCGCCCGGCGCTGGCGCCTATTTTGCCTACGGCGCGGGATCCCTTTATGCTGATCGATTGCGGGGCGAATGTGGACTGCAAGCCCGTTAACCTGCAGCAGTTTGCCATGATGGGCAGCATTTATATGCAGGAAGTAGCGGGCAAAGAGAATCCCCGCGTGGGGTTGATCAATATCGGCGCGGAGGAGGAGAAGGGCAACGAGCTGACCCGAACGGTCTATCAGGAGCTTCAAAAGATGCCCATCAACTTCATCGGCAATGTGGAAGCGCGGGATATTCCGGAGGGAAATGCGGACGTGCTGGTCTGCGATGCGTTTGTGGGCAACGTGGTGCTCAAGTTCATGGAGGGCTTGGCCAGCACCATGTTTACCATGCTAAAAAAAGAATTGATGGCGACGAAGTTTTCCAGTATACTAGCACTAGGGCTGAAAAAACGCTTTGCCAGCTTTAAAAAATCCATGGATTATACCGAATATGGCGGCGCCCCGCTGCTGGGGCTGAATAAGTGCGTGATCAAGGCGCACGGCAGTTCAAATGCAAAGGCCTTTTGCAGCGCGATCCGCCAGGCGCGGGAATTTAGTCAAAACGACCTGAGCG
Protein-coding regions in this window:
- the plsX gene encoding phosphate acyltransferase PlsX, whose translation is MVKIIIDAMGGDHAPGEVVKGSVEALSRFEDIEITLVGQQEALEKALEGMSYPEGRLKTVFASQVIETGEVPVRAVRQKKDSSMVVGMRLLAGGEGDAFISAGSTGALLTAGILIVHTVPGVHRPALAPILPTARDPFMLIDCGANVDCKPVNLQQFAMMGSIYMQEVAGKENPRVGLINIGAEEEKGNELTRTVYQELQKMPINFIGNVEARDIPEGNADVLVCDAFVGNVVLKFMEGLASTMFTMLKKELMATKFSSILALGLKKRFASFKKSMDYTEYGGAPLLGLNKCVIKAHGSSNAKAFCSAIRQAREFSQNDLSGKVREGIARAGAAFTRDV